In Paenibacillus guangzhouensis, a single window of DNA contains:
- the mraZ gene encoding division/cell wall cluster transcriptional repressor MraZ translates to MFMGEYQHTIDDKGRMIIPSKFRDALGTSFIITRGLDNCLFVYPRSEWEVLEQKLKALPLMKSDARAFTRFFFSGATECELDKQGRVNIPNNLLQYSKLDKDCVVLGVSNRVEIWSKENWEGYFEQSEESFNEIAEKLVDFNF, encoded by the coding sequence ATGTTTATGGGGGAATACCAGCATACGATTGACGACAAAGGCCGAATGATCATTCCTTCTAAATTTCGCGATGCGCTAGGAACCTCCTTTATTATCACTCGCGGTTTGGATAACTGTCTTTTTGTCTATCCACGTTCAGAATGGGAAGTGCTGGAGCAGAAGCTTAAGGCGCTGCCACTGATGAAATCGGATGCCCGTGCGTTTACGCGGTTCTTTTTCTCAGGGGCGACAGAATGTGAATTGGACAAACAGGGCAGGGTAAATATACCGAATAATCTGCTGCAATATTCCAAGCTCGATAAAGATTGTGTGGTGCTTGGTGTATCGAACCGGGTAGAGATTTGGAGTAAGGAGAATTGGGAGGGTTACTTCGAGCAATCGGAGGAATCTTTCAACGAAATTGCCGAGAAACTGGTTGATTTTAATTTTTAA
- a CDS encoding adenosylhomocysteinase: MSNAAQNSIVRDMSLAPEGHLKISWVDAHMPVLNSIREQFEKDQPFKGLKVTISLHLEAKTAYLAKVVQAGGAEVTITGSNPLSTQDDVCAALVEDGITVFAKYNPDPKEYKELLIKALETKPDLIIDDGGDLVTILHSERQDLLATVRGGAEETTTGILRLKALEKEGQLKFPMVAVNDAFCKYLFDNRYGTGQSVFDGINRTTNLVVAGKNVVVVGYGWCGKGVAMRAKGLGANVIVTEIDPIKAVEAFMDGFTVLPMIEAAKVGDLFVTVTGNRDVIRGEHYDVMKNGAILSNAGHFDVEVNKPELNERSTSVRTVRRNIEEFQLKDGRKIYLLAEGRLVNLAAGDGHPAEIMDMTFALQALALRYVNEQYERIGNHVLNVPYETDQEVARLKLGSLGIQIDSLSDEQRAYLDSWADHE, translated from the coding sequence ATGAGTAATGCAGCACAGAACAGTATTGTAAGAGATATGTCTTTAGCGCCGGAAGGGCACCTAAAGATCAGTTGGGTAGATGCACATATGCCTGTACTGAACAGCATTCGTGAACAATTTGAGAAGGATCAGCCTTTCAAAGGGTTAAAGGTAACGATCTCCCTCCATTTGGAAGCCAAAACAGCTTATCTGGCAAAGGTTGTTCAAGCAGGTGGCGCCGAAGTTACCATTACAGGCAGCAATCCACTGTCCACACAAGACGATGTCTGTGCTGCCTTGGTCGAAGACGGGATTACCGTATTCGCGAAATATAATCCAGACCCGAAGGAATACAAAGAGCTCTTGATTAAAGCGCTTGAGACGAAGCCTGATTTGATTATTGATGATGGTGGCGATCTGGTTACGATTCTGCACTCCGAACGTCAAGATCTTCTCGCGACCGTACGCGGCGGGGCGGAAGAGACAACCACAGGTATTTTACGCTTAAAAGCACTGGAGAAAGAAGGCCAGTTGAAATTCCCGATGGTTGCGGTTAATGATGCATTCTGCAAGTATTTGTTCGATAATCGATATGGTACGGGTCAATCTGTATTTGATGGCATCAATCGGACGACGAACCTCGTCGTAGCAGGGAAGAATGTCGTCGTTGTTGGGTATGGCTGGTGCGGTAAAGGCGTAGCCATGCGTGCAAAAGGACTCGGTGCAAACGTCATTGTCACGGAAATCGATCCAATTAAAGCGGTAGAAGCATTTATGGATGGATTTACGGTATTGCCAATGATCGAAGCAGCGAAGGTCGGAGACCTATTCGTGACCGTGACAGGGAACCGTGATGTGATTCGCGGGGAGCATTATGATGTGATGAAGAATGGTGCGATTCTATCGAATGCTGGTCACTTCGATGTTGAAGTGAACAAACCCGAATTGAATGAGCGTTCCACTTCTGTTCGCACCGTTCGCCGTAATATCGAAGAGTTCCAATTGAAGGACGGACGCAAAATCTACTTACTCGCAGAAGGGCGTCTTGTCAACTTGGCAGCAGGTGACGGACATCCGGCCGAGATTATGGATATGACATTTGCGCTTCAAGCGTTAGCGCTTCGTTATGTGAATGAGCAATATGAGAGAATCGGGAATCACGTTCTGAACGTCCCTTATGAGACGGATCAAGAAGTTGCGCGTCTGAAGCTTGGATCTTTGGGCATTCAGATCGATTCGCTGTCCGATGAACAACGTGCATATTTGGATAGTTGGGCAGATCACGAGTAA
- the rsmH gene encoding 16S rRNA (cytosine(1402)-N(4))-methyltransferase RsmH: MFHHITVLKEEAVEGLRIKPDGIYVDCTLGGAGHSSVIASQLKAPGLLIALDQDDTALANAKVKLAPYEDRVRLIKTNFRYIEEVLRDLPEVPQVDGIPQVDGILFDLGVSSPQLDEADRGFSYNHDAPLDMRMDQEGMLTAYDIVNTWSEQEIAKILFEYGEEKFSRRIAKNIIEARNAAPIETTGQLAELVKEGIPAAARRTGGHPAKRSFQALRIAVNDELGAFEEALNKTVRCLAPGGRASVITFHSLEDRICKQIFAQYIEKCTCPPDFPMCVCGKKGTLKLVNRKPYIPSQRELDDNPRSRSAKLRIAEKL, encoded by the coding sequence TTGTTTCATCACATCACGGTATTAAAAGAAGAGGCTGTCGAAGGCCTCCGCATCAAGCCCGATGGCATCTATGTCGATTGTACATTAGGTGGAGCGGGCCACAGTTCGGTCATCGCTTCGCAGCTGAAGGCACCGGGACTCTTGATCGCACTGGATCAGGATGATACGGCGCTTGCGAATGCCAAAGTGAAGCTTGCACCTTATGAAGATCGTGTTCGATTGATTAAGACGAATTTTCGATATATAGAAGAAGTGCTTCGTGATTTGCCTGAAGTTCCACAAGTGGATGGCATACCGCAAGTCGATGGCATCTTGTTCGATTTGGGCGTATCGTCCCCACAACTGGACGAGGCGGATCGAGGATTCAGCTATAACCATGATGCGCCGCTCGATATGCGGATGGACCAAGAGGGTATGCTGACTGCGTACGATATTGTCAACACATGGTCTGAGCAGGAGATCGCGAAGATTTTGTTCGAATACGGGGAGGAGAAATTCTCGCGCCGCATTGCGAAGAACATCATAGAGGCTCGGAACGCTGCGCCAATCGAGACAACGGGACAGCTCGCTGAGCTCGTGAAGGAAGGGATTCCGGCCGCAGCGAGACGCACGGGTGGACATCCCGCGAAGCGTAGTTTCCAAGCGCTCCGCATTGCAGTGAATGATGAGCTTGGTGCATTTGAAGAGGCGTTGAACAAGACGGTACGCTGTCTTGCCCCTGGTGGCAGAGCGTCTGTTATTACGTTCCATTCGCTTGAGGACCGAATCTGTAAGCAAATTTTTGCACAGTATATCGAAAAATGTACGTGCCCTCCGGATTTCCCAATGTGTGTATGCGGCAAGAAGGGGACGTTGAAGTTAGTCAATCGGAAGCCGTATATCCCAAGTCAACGCGAGCTGGATGACAATCCGCGATCCCGCTCAGCCAAATTACGCATTGCGGAAAAGTTATAG
- the bshC gene encoding bacillithiol biosynthesis cysteine-adding enzyme BshC, whose translation MKVNQPLSDTYIKDYEQVRELFDYNPVSEQDWHARVAWLDKTRDLRAERKELVKRLRAYNAERNPHAAVSTALDQLEQDDALVVVGGQQSGLFTGPLLVIYKALTIIQTARMAAQRLSRPVVPVFWIAGEDHDFDEVNHTYVLSPELQVQKIRIDHPTGVRSMVSEVVVSPEVWHAAIQQLCDLLPNTEFKADLMEKLNTYAAVSDTLSDFYARIFGMLFGEAGLVLIDSADQAIRSIEVPMFERIIAQNDELERAYFQSQDDVARQGFSAQADVTAGNANLFYIHEGTRLLLHKENGRFTDRKGLVSFSVDELRTALASSPERFSNNVLTRPLMQDYLFPVLSAILGTGEIAYWALTHHAFHEVGFRMPIIVPRMSFTFVEGTVQKQMTKYDLTFEDVTERFAERREAWLHAQDTLGLDADFDHLKQELESMYQPILSKLAQIQAGLGKLGETNKQKVMEQVEFLQNRAVNDLAKQNETALRHWDRIHSSLMPLGKPQERVYNIFAYLNRYGSAWISSLYEIPLDLTGQHRVIS comes from the coding sequence ATGAAAGTCAATCAACCTTTATCAGATACATATATAAAGGATTATGAGCAGGTTCGTGAATTGTTCGATTATAATCCAGTATCTGAGCAGGATTGGCATGCAAGAGTAGCTTGGTTAGACAAGACGCGCGATTTACGCGCGGAACGCAAAGAGCTCGTTAAGCGATTGCGCGCATATAATGCGGAGAGAAATCCGCATGCTGCCGTATCAACGGCATTGGATCAATTGGAGCAAGATGATGCGTTGGTCGTGGTCGGGGGTCAACAAAGTGGTTTATTTACAGGACCTCTGCTCGTGATCTATAAGGCGCTAACTATTATTCAGACAGCACGTATGGCGGCACAGCGATTGAGTCGTCCCGTTGTTCCTGTATTCTGGATCGCAGGGGAAGATCACGATTTCGACGAAGTAAATCATACGTACGTATTATCGCCAGAACTACAAGTACAGAAGATTCGAATAGATCATCCGACAGGCGTAAGATCGATGGTGAGTGAGGTTGTTGTATCGCCAGAAGTTTGGCATGCTGCAATCCAGCAGCTATGTGACCTTCTTCCAAATACAGAGTTCAAGGCTGATCTTATGGAGAAGCTGAATACTTATGCGGCTGTCTCGGATACGCTAAGTGATTTCTATGCACGCATTTTCGGCATGTTGTTCGGGGAAGCAGGACTCGTCTTAATTGATTCGGCCGATCAAGCCATTCGTTCCATCGAAGTGCCGATGTTCGAGCGTATTATTGCACAGAACGATGAGCTGGAGCGCGCATATTTCCAATCCCAAGATGATGTTGCAAGGCAAGGGTTCTCAGCCCAAGCAGATGTTACGGCCGGGAATGCGAACTTGTTCTATATTCATGAAGGTACACGGTTGTTATTGCACAAAGAGAATGGGCGGTTTACAGATCGGAAAGGGCTGGTGTCCTTCAGTGTTGATGAATTAAGAACTGCACTTGCATCATCCCCAGAACGTTTCAGTAATAATGTACTGACAAGACCGCTCATGCAGGATTATTTGTTCCCTGTGCTATCGGCGATACTTGGCACGGGAGAAATTGCTTATTGGGCATTGACGCACCATGCGTTCCATGAGGTGGGCTTCCGAATGCCGATTATCGTGCCGCGGATGTCTTTCACGTTCGTAGAAGGTACGGTACAGAAGCAAATGACCAAATATGATCTGACGTTCGAGGATGTTACGGAACGATTCGCAGAGCGGAGAGAAGCTTGGCTGCATGCGCAGGATACACTTGGACTGGATGCGGACTTCGATCATCTGAAGCAAGAGCTGGAGTCCATGTATCAACCTATCTTAAGCAAATTGGCTCAGATCCAAGCGGGATTAGGGAAACTTGGCGAGACGAATAAGCAGAAGGTGATGGAGCAGGTTGAATTTTTGCAAAATCGGGCTGTCAACGACTTAGCGAAGCAGAATGAAACGGCACTCAGACACTGGGACCGCATTCATAGTTCCTTAATGCCCCTTGGCAAACCACAGGAACGTGTTTATAATATCTTTGCGTATCTTAATCGATATGGAAGCGCTTGGATTTCATCCTTATACGAGATTCCACTTGATCTAACAGGTCAGCATCGTGTGATTTCTTAA
- a CDS encoding DUF4349 domain-containing protein → MLQFSDQKSDYELGGNFTFKVPANGFMDFMKQLGQMEHTKYERQLQGQDVTEEYVDLASRLKAKQVVEKRLLGFMDKAVNAGDLLKFSSQLAEVQEQIEQIQGRMRYLDQNVAYSTVSLRLYQPIESTDPGLVTKDKPFTERMGITLQKSMDAVVVFFQGLVLVLIAIFPFIVILLIVGIPLLYYYRKQKRKKIDL, encoded by the coding sequence TTGCTCCAGTTCTCAGATCAGAAGAGCGACTATGAGCTGGGAGGCAACTTTACTTTTAAAGTACCCGCGAATGGGTTCATGGACTTCATGAAGCAGCTTGGTCAAATGGAGCATACGAAGTATGAACGGCAATTGCAAGGGCAAGATGTGACCGAAGAATATGTAGACTTGGCATCGCGACTGAAGGCCAAACAGGTTGTTGAGAAACGATTGCTTGGGTTTATGGATAAAGCAGTCAATGCAGGAGATTTGTTGAAATTCTCCTCCCAATTAGCGGAAGTTCAGGAGCAAATTGAACAAATCCAGGGTCGGATGCGTTACCTAGATCAGAACGTGGCCTACTCAACAGTTAGCTTAAGACTATACCAGCCCATTGAGTCTACCGACCCAGGGTTAGTGACAAAAGATAAGCCTTTTACAGAGCGTATGGGGATTACTTTGCAGAAAAGTATGGATGCAGTCGTCGTCTTCTTTCAAGGGCTAGTCCTTGTCCTGATTGCAATTTTCCCTTTTATTGTGATATTACTGATCGTAGGTATCCCTCTCTTGTACTATTATCGTAAGCAGAAACGCAAGAAAATAGATCTATAG
- a CDS encoding DUF4349 domain-containing protein, whose product MRTRLTKRLSMVLLLCMVFISVATGCSSASKSEDLKSSSLHSESTADQSTAAAPAESKAEMAANTDANADTIDAESTKSALGAGADRSLSPSMDQRKLIYQANVTMEVKDYGKAQTELQNKIQLAGGICSSSQIRRATMSWEATLLLKYPRMGSWTS is encoded by the coding sequence GTGCGTACAAGGTTAACAAAGAGATTGAGTATGGTATTACTGCTGTGTATGGTCTTCATCAGTGTTGCGACTGGATGCAGCAGCGCTTCGAAAAGTGAAGATCTTAAGTCGAGCAGTCTCCATTCTGAATCCACAGCAGATCAATCGACAGCCGCAGCACCAGCCGAATCGAAAGCAGAGATGGCAGCAAACACAGATGCGAATGCCGATACAATTGACGCAGAATCCACAAAATCGGCACTAGGTGCTGGGGCCGATCGTTCCTTAAGTCCTTCGATGGATCAGCGGAAGCTGATCTATCAAGCGAATGTCACGATGGAAGTAAAGGACTACGGGAAGGCGCAGACCGAACTGCAGAACAAGATTCAACTTGCTGGGGGTATTTGCTCCAGTTCTCAGATCAGAAGAGCGACTATGAGCTGGGAGGCAACTTTACTTTTAAAGTACCCGCGAATGGGTTCATGGACTTCATGA
- a CDS encoding ABC transporter ATP-binding protein, translating into MSNKQPLVEVDQLMKYFNIGGGATLKAVNNISFSIQQGETLGVVGESGCGKSTAGRTILRLYEPTAGQVRFNGTNIYDLSGSKLKAMRREMQMIFQDPYASLNPRMTVSDIIAEPLLIHNLNASRAERKKRVEELLDLVGLNAEHATRYPHEFSGGQRQRIGIARALAVNPKFIICDEPISALDVSIQAQVVNLLQDLQRDFGLTYLFIAHDLSMVKHISDRVAVMYLGKVVELATSEELYANPQHPYTRALLSAIPIPDPEVEATKERVVLKGDLPSPINPPSGCHFRTRCPMATEKCASVEPELVETKSGHFAACHYI; encoded by the coding sequence ATGAGTAATAAACAACCTTTAGTTGAAGTAGATCAACTGATGAAATATTTTAACATTGGGGGCGGCGCAACACTTAAGGCCGTGAACAATATTAGTTTCTCAATCCAACAAGGTGAGACTTTAGGGGTTGTAGGGGAGTCGGGTTGCGGTAAATCTACTGCAGGCCGTACGATACTCAGACTCTATGAGCCAACAGCAGGACAAGTCCGATTCAATGGAACGAATATCTATGATTTGTCGGGTTCCAAACTTAAAGCAATGCGCCGCGAAATGCAAATGATTTTCCAAGATCCATACGCTTCTCTTAATCCGCGTATGACGGTCTCGGATATTATTGCAGAGCCGCTCTTGATTCATAACTTGAACGCAAGCCGCGCAGAGCGTAAAAAACGTGTTGAAGAATTGCTAGATCTCGTTGGTCTGAACGCGGAACATGCGACACGTTACCCGCATGAGTTCTCAGGCGGACAACGTCAACGGATTGGGATTGCAAGAGCGCTTGCTGTAAATCCGAAGTTCATCATTTGTGATGAACCGATCTCAGCGCTAGACGTATCGATCCAAGCACAGGTCGTGAACTTGCTGCAAGATTTGCAGCGTGATTTCGGATTGACTTACCTGTTCATCGCGCATGACCTCTCCATGGTTAAGCATATCAGTGACCGGGTAGCGGTTATGTATCTTGGTAAAGTTGTTGAGCTTGCGACGAGTGAAGAGCTCTATGCAAATCCGCAGCATCCTTATACGCGCGCGCTATTATCCGCAATTCCGATTCCGGATCCAGAAGTCGAAGCAACGAAAGAGCGCGTCGTATTGAAAGGCGATCTTCCGAGTCCAATCAATCCGCCAAGCGGCTGCCATTTCCGGACAAGATGTCCGATGGCAACAGAGAAATGTGCTTCGGTTGAGCCAGAATTGGTAGAGACTAAATCGGGTCATTTCGCCGCATGTCATTATATTTAA